Proteins from one Impatiens glandulifera chromosome 2, dImpGla2.1, whole genome shotgun sequence genomic window:
- the LOC124925926 gene encoding rhodanese-like domain-containing protein 7, which translates to MQSQPLIWRMRRTVCSSLAAVTMLSTSTTIFKPKCIAQPVFDNPRNPNLLLLSPLLIGGFPISFTCRNIMTISKCLSSSSATSAAIPKMFGIEEDGSTADSDSLVVVSFYKFADFPDHADLRNPLKALCQQLRVSGGIILASEGINGSICGTLESVEKVVEFIQSDERLKGLRMVESPVSPEDEAIHHGHSSSSPLAVGEDVPFRWDHVRVKLKKEIVSLGMPFVSPTERVGKYVSPKDWNTLISDPDTVVIDVRNNYETRIGKFKGAVDPCTKAFREFPSWVKDQFQDAKPDGDEEEGIQKNKSPVENGQKRVAMYCTGGIRCEKASSYLLSQGFKEVYHLEGGILKYLEEMPKTESLWEGECFVFDKRVSVDHGLMEGTFKLCYGCKQPVSDADMESPLFEYGVSCPYCYATKSEEEKERARARQRQFETWGVIGGPDKGRRPSKPTADNNTIASPNL; encoded by the exons ATGCAATCTCAGCCGTTGATTTGGCGGATGCGCAGAACAGTTTGTTCTTCATTGGCTGCAGTGACAATGTTATCAACTTCAACAACGATCTTCAAACCTAAATGTATCGCGCAGCCTGTTTTCGATAATCCTAGGAACCCTAATTTGCTCCTCCTCTCTCCTTTACTAATCGGCGGATTTCCTATCTCCTTTACCTGTCGGAACATCATGACTATCTCTAAATGTTTATCCTCGTCGTCTGCTACCTCTGCTGCGATCCCGAAGATGTTCGGAATAGAGGAGGATGGTTCAACCGCCGATTCCGACTCTCTGGTGGTTGTCTCCTTCTATAAGTTTGCCGATTTCCCTGACCATGCCGATTTGCGGAATCCATTGAAGGCCCTTTGTCAGCAGCTG CGTGTTTCAGGTGGTATAATTCTTGCATCAGAGGGAATAAATGGAAGTATATGTGGGACACTTGAATCTGTGGAGAAAGTTGTTGAATTTATTCAATCTGATGAACGCCTTAAAGGGCTAAGAATGGTGGAATCTCCTGTCAGCCCAGAAGATGAAGCTATCCATCATGGACACTCTAGTAGTTCTCCTCTTGCTGTTGGAGAAGATGTCCCCTTCCGATGGGACCATGTCAGGGTCAAACTAAAGAAGGAG ATTGTTTCTCTTGGCATGCCTTTTGTATCGCCCACCGAAAGAGTTGGAAAGTATGTTAGCCCAAAGGACTGGAACACCTTGATTAGTGATCCTGATACG GTGGTGATTGACGTGCGTAATAATTATGAAACCAGAATCGGGAAGTTCAAAGGAGCAGTTGACCCATGTACAAAAGCATTTAGGGAGTTCCCATCTTGGGTCAAAGATCAGTTCCAAGATGCTAAGCCAGATGGTGATGAGGAGGAAGGAATCCAAAAGAATAAGAGCCCTGTGGAAAATGGACAGAAAAGAGTTGCGATGTATTGCACTGGTGGGATTCGATGTGAGAAAGCTTCAAGTTATCTCCTAAGCCAGGGTTTCAAAGAG GTTTATCACCTGGAAGGTGGTATTCTAAAGTATCTAGAAGAAATGCCAAAGACAGAAAGCCTCTGGGAAGGGGAATGCTTTGTGTTCGACAAACGAGTATCAGTTGATCATGGTTTGATGGAAGGGACTTTCAAGCTTTGCTACGGATGCAAGCAGCCAGTAAGTGATGCGGACATGGAATCTCCACTATTTGAGTATGGTGTTAGTTGTCCTTACTGTTACGCAACGAAAtcagaagaagagaaagagagggCTAGAGCCAGACAAAGGCAGTTTGAGACTTGGGGTGTTATTGGTGGTCCAGATAAGGGTCGTCGACCCTCGAAACCCACTGCTGACAACAATACTATTGCTTCTCCCAATCTGTGA